A stretch of DNA from Aliarcobacter thereius LMG 24486:
GACTCTTTAAAAAAGCATATTGAAGTTGAAAGTATGGATCTGTTTTTATTTGATCCAGAAAAAAATATCCTATCTTACTTATCTGAAGATGTAAATATTTTTAAGAATATTCTAAATAATAACTTCGACAAAGAATATTATAAAAAAGCTAGAATCATAGAAGAAAATGATAAAAAATATATCTTAAAAGTTATTGATTTAGAGACTTATAATAATGGTTATTTAGCAATTCTTGCTGATTATGAATTATTAACAAAACCATATAAGAATGAAGTAATATGGCTATTGTCTATCTTTGTTGTTTTAAATATTCTCACAATTCCTTTTATATTATATCTTTCAAGAGTAATTACAAAACCTATTTATTCTTTAGTAGAACAGAGTAATAGAATTAAAAGTAAAGATTTTAATATAATTCAAATAGATACAAATATAAATGAAATTGCTCTACTTTCTGATTCTTTTACATCTATGTCAAAATCAATTTTTGAACACCAAACTTATCTTGAAGAGAAGATATCACAAAGAACTGAAGAGTTGCGTATAAAAAATGCTGAATTAAAAGAGCTATCAATTACAGATAAATTAACATCTTTATACAATAGAACAAAACTTGATGATGCTTTAAAACAAGAGTTTGAAAGAGCAAAAAGATATGAAAGTAGTTTTAGTCTTATTATTTTAGATATTGATTTTTTTAAATTAGTAAATGATAATTTCGGGCATAAAATAGGTGATGATGTATTAAAAGAAACAGCTTCTATTTTGAAATCTTCTATTAGAGAATCTGATATTTTAGGAAGATGGGGAGGAGAAGAGTTTTTAATAATTTGCCCAAATAGCTCAAGTGAAGATGCAATCTTATTAGCAGAAAAATTAAATCAAGCTATTAAAAATCATATATTTAGTACCTATCCTAAGCAATTAACTATTAGTTTAGGTATATCTTCATTTAATAAAAATATTAAAAGTCCTGATGAGCTATTAAATTATGCAGATATTGCACTTTATAAAGCAAAAGAGAATGGAAGAGATAAAGCAGTAATTTTTGATAATCTTTATTAATATTAAAATTATGTTAATCTTAATATTATAGAATTAAAAGAAAATTTGGGAATAAAATTGAAAATATTTAAAAAACTACTAATTTTAATCTTCATAACTATATTTTTAAGCTCTTGTTCAAATGTTGAACAATCAAGCATCAAAGAGAAAATAGTTGAAGTTGGATATATAAATCCTGTTAAACAAAGTCTTTTATTGGATATGACTTTAAGTGGTCGTGTAAAAGCAAAACAGATTGCACAAATAAGACCACAAATTAGTGGAATAATAAAAGAGCAACTATTTATAGAAGGAAGTTTTGTAAAGCAAAACGATATTTTATATAAAATAGATGATTCTACATACAAAGCAAATTATAATAAAATAAAAGCTGAATTACAAAGTGCAAATGCATATTTAAAAAGTGCTTTAGCAAAAAATTCAAGATCAAATGAATTACTAAAGTTTGAAGGTATTTCAAAACAAGAGTTTGAAGAGATTGAAGCATCTTATCTTCAAGCACTAGCTGAAGTTAAAAAGAAAGAAGCAGAATTAGAAGATGCAAAAATAAATTTAGATAGATGTCAAATAAAAGCTCCAATTAGTGGTTATATT
This window harbors:
- a CDS encoding GGDEF domain-containing protein, yielding MDKVSKVIFNKGISLSNTIFLFSLLIVSILTIVIASQLFFYSEKIAISKINSKLEGISIDLKNNIEQKDITYSSTVKVLSFIEEDLNVIEIYTKLLETNSSLYAIYTFSKQNDFIQVIDLNIDKELGNFYNAKENERWLLLKSINHNVNNIEYTFYDKDLKISSQRIKKNNYDAKQRPWFKSAVISDNVTKTFPYHFINAQALGITYSKKSYNNEFIISLDLLIHNYLDSLKKHIEVESMDLFLFDPEKNILSYLSEDVNIFKNILNNNFDKEYYKKARIIEENDKKYILKVIDLETYNNGYLAILADYELLTKPYKNEVIWLLSIFVVLNILTIPFILYLSRVITKPIYSLVEQSNRIKSKDFNIIQIDTNINEIALLSDSFTSMSKSIFEHQTYLEEKISQRTEELRIKNAELKELSITDKLTSLYNRTKLDDALKQEFERAKRYESSFSLIILDIDFFKLVNDNFGHKIGDDVLKETASILKSSIRESDILGRWGGEEFLIICPNSSSEDAILLAEKLNQAIKNHIFSTYPKQLTISLGISSFNKNIKSPDELLNYADIALYKAKENGRDKAVIFDNLY